The following proteins are encoded in a genomic region of Limanda limanda chromosome 22, fLimLim1.1, whole genome shotgun sequence:
- the LOC132995917 gene encoding voltage-gated potassium channel subunit beta-2-like: MFAGRGSAGATVGPAAGKAGKLSVEELYGFTKKPKVNRGKSGKADKGEAKKDTKEKEESALALQILEAARRLMERRRLGIYLKECGVSIEQSHMTYRNLGKSGLRVSCLGLGTWVTFGSQISDEMAESVMTVAYDSGVNLFDTAEVYASGRAETTLGNILKKKGWRRSSYVVTTKIYWGGQAETERGLSRKHIIEGLRGSLSRLQLDYVDIVFANRSDLNAPMEEVVRAMTFVIDQGLAMYWGTSRWNAVEIMEAYSIARQFNLVPPVCEQAEYHYFQRDKVELHLPELYHKIGVGAMTWSPLACGLLTGKYNEGVPESSRAAMKGYAWLKERLSSDEGKKQLSKIKELHLLASRLNCTPAQLAIAWCLRSEGVSSVLLGVSNTEQLLENLGSIRVLSQLTPPLVTEMDVLLGNKPRNSKKETRS; encoded by the exons ATGTTTGCGGGTCGGGGGTCGGCGGGAGCCACTGTCGGGCCGGCGGCGGGAAAAGCTGGCAAGTTGTCTGTGGAGGAGCTGTACGGGTTCACCAAGAAACCAAAGGTCAACCGAGGGAAGTCTGGGAAAGCAGACAAAGGTGAAGCGAAGAAAGACacgaaggagaaggaggagtcaGCGCTGGCGTTGCAGATCCTGGAGGCGGCGAGGAGGCTGATGGAGAGACGACGACTCGGGATCTACCTGAAGGAATGTGGAGTCTCCATAGAGCAGAGTCACATGACCTACAG GAATCTTGGGAAATCTGGACTGAGAGTGTCCTGCTTAGGACTGg GGACATGGGTGACCTTTGGTTCTCAGATCTCTGATGAG atGGCGGAGAGTGTGATGACGGTGGCGTACGACAGTGGCGTGAACCTGTTCGACACAGCAGAGGTTTACGCCTCAGGAAG ggcGGAGACGACTCTGGGAAACATCCTGAAGAAGAAAGGATGGAG GAGGTCCAGTTATGTGGTGACCACCAAGATCTACTGGGGGGGGCA GGCAGAGACAGAGCGAGGGTTGTCACGGAAACACATCATTGAAG gtctgcGTGGCTCTCTATCCAGGTTACAGTTGGACTATGTTGACATCGTCTTCGCAAACAGGAGTGACCTTAACGCACCGATGGAGg AGGTCGTCCGTGCGATGACCTTTGTAATCGATCAGGGTTTGGCCATGTACTGGGGAACGTCTCGCTGGAACGCCGTGGAGATCATG gaGGCGTACTCTATAGCGAGACAGTTCAATCTGGTTCCTCCAGTGTGTGAACAGGCTGAGTATCACTACTTCCAGAGAGACAAGGTGGAGCTGCACCTGCCGGAGCTCTACCACAAGATCg ggGTCGGGGCCATGACCTGGTCCCCGTTAGCCTGCGGCCTGCTGACGGGAAAATACAATGAGGGCGTCCCGGAGAGTTCTCGAGCCGCCATGAAG ggtTATGCGTGGCTGAAGGAGCGTCTCAGCAGTGATGAAGGGAAGAAGCAGCTCAGTAAAATTAAAGAGCTCCACCTGCTGGCCAGCAGACTGAACTGCACTCCTGCTCAACTCGCTATAG cgTGGTGTCTCCGCAGTGAAGGCGTCAGCTCGGTTCTCCTCGGAGTCTCCAACACGGAACAGCTGCTGGAGAACCTCGGTTCTATCAGG GTTCTGTCTCAGCTGACTCCGCCCCTTGTTACAGAGATGGATGTGTTGCTTGGCAACAAGCCCCGTAACTCCAAGAAGGAAACAAGGAGCTGA
- the slc25a11 gene encoding mitochondrial 2-oxoglutarate/malate carrier protein: MADTKPKTSPKAVKFLFGGLAGMGATVFVQPLDLVKNRMQLSGQGSKAREYKTSFHALFSILKNEGVTGIYTGLSAGLLRQATYTTTRLGIYTILFEKMTGADGRPPNFLLKALIGMTAGATGAFVGTPAEVALIRMTADGRLPPDQRRGYSNVFNALARITREEGIATLWRGCGPTMARAVVVNAAQLASYSQAKQALLDSGYFGDNIFLHFCASMISGLITTAASMPVDIVKTRIQNMRMIDGKPEYKNSLEVLARVVGREGFFSLWKGFTPYYARLGPHTVLTFIFLEQMNRLYKTHVLDR; this comes from the exons ATGGCGGACACAAAGCCGAAGACTTCCCCGAAGGCCGTGAAGTTCCTGTTCGGGGGCCTGGCCGG gatGGGTGCCACAGTGTTTGTCCAGCCTTTGGATCTGGTGAAGAACCGGATGCAGCTCAGTGGTCAGGGATCGAAGGCCCGAGAATATAAAACCAGTTTCCACGCTCTCTTCTCCATCCTGAAGAACGAGGGAGTGACGGGCATCTACACCGG TCTGTCGGCTGGTTTGTTGCGTCAGGCGACGTACACCACGACTCGTCTGGGGATCTACACCATCCTGTTCGAGAAGATGACCGGAGCCGACGGGCGGCCGCCCAACTTCCTCCTCAAG gctcTCATCGGTATGACAGCTGGAGCTACCGGAGCGTTTGTCGGGACGCCAGCAGAGGTCGCTCTGATCCGGATGACCGCTGACGGCCG TCTACCTCCGGACCAGAGGAGGGGCTATAGCAACGTTTTCAATGCTCTCGCTCGGATCACCAGAGAAGAAGGCATCGCCACGCTGTGGAGG ggGTGTGGTCCCACCATGGCCCGAGCGGTGGTGGTGAACGCAGCCCAGCTGGCCTCCTACTCTCAGGCCAAACAGGCGCTGCTCGACTCag ggtaTTTCGGGGACAACATCTTCCTTCACTTCTGTGCCAGTATGATCAGCGGCCTCATTACCACAGCAGCCTCCATGCCCGTGGACATCGTGAAGACCAG GATTCAGAACATGAGGATGATCGACGGGAAACCGGAAtacaagaacagtttg GAGGTGCTGGCGCGCGTGGTGGGCAGAGAAggtttcttctctctgtggaaaGGTTTCACTCCGTACTACG
- the LOC132995916 gene encoding zinc finger protein 391-like, with translation MDRTRVKEEDQDPGFMYRTRVKEEDQDQGFMDRTRVKEEDQDPGFMDRTRVKEEDQDQGFMDRTRVKEEDQDQDPGFMDRTRVKEEDQDQDPGFMDRTRVKQENQHPGFMDRTRVKEEDQDPGFMDQIRVKEEDPDPGFMDQTRVIEEDQDPVSMAQTWVKEGDQDPVSMAQTWVKEENQDPVSMAQTWVKEEDPDPVSMAQTWVKEEDPDPVSIARTRVREEDEDPDQAAGLQKRRRTSNHRSTKKKKPFICDACGNTFTTAANLRVHQHVHGRQKRFRCDHCGKTFSTSSGLQIHERLHTGDKPHACDQCGKGFSRAYRLKRHQHIHTGEKPHNCDQCGKSFVELSYLKEHQLSHSGARAFGCDQCGAAFSTSRYLKLHQRYHAGEKPFICDVCGNAYPHMSSLTDHRRIHTGEKPYACNQCGALFARLATLKSHRRVHAAEDHHD, from the exons ATGGACCGGACCCGGGTCaaagaggaggaccaggacccGGGCTTCATGTACCGGACCCGGGTCaaagaggaggaccaggaccagggctTCATGGACCGGACCCGGGTCaaagaggaggaccaggacccGGGCTTCATGGACCGGACCCGGGTCaaagaggaggaccaggaccagggctTCATGGACCGGACCCGGGTCaaagaggaggaccaggaccaggacccgggCTTCATGGACCGGACCCGGGTCaaagaggaggaccaggaccaggacccgggCTTCATGGACCGGACCCGGGTAAAGCAGGAGAACCAGCACCCGGGCTTCATGGACCGGACCCGGGTCAAAGAGGAGGACCAAGACCCGGGCTTCATGGACCAGATCCGGGTCAAAGAGGAGGACCCGGACCCGGGCTTCATGGACCAGACCCGGGTCAtagaggaggaccaggacccGGTCTCCATGGCCCAGACCTGGGTCAAAGAGGGGGACCAGGACCCGGTCTCCATGGCCCAGACCTGGGTCAAAGAGGAGAACCAGGACCCGGTCTCCATGGCCCAGACCTGGGTCAAAGAGGAGGACCCGGACCCGGTCTCCATGGCCCAGACCTGGGTCAAAGAGGAGGACCCGGACCCGGTCTCCATAGCCCGGACCcgggtgagagaggaggacgaggacccGGATCAGGCCGCTGGTCTTCAG AAACGGAGGCGCACAAGCAACCATCGCAGcaccaagaagaagaagccgtTCATCTGTGATGCGTGTGGTAACACGTTCACCACCGCAGCTAACCTGAGGGTCCATCAGCACGTGCACGGCCGACAGAAGCGGTTCCGCTGCGACCACTGTGGGAAAACGTTTTCCACCTCGAGCGGTTTGCAGATTCACGAGCGTCTCCACACGGGAGACAAACCGCACGCCTGCGACCAGTGCGGCAAAGGTTTCTCCCGCGCTTATCGATTGAAACGACATCAGCACATTCACACTGGAGAGAAACCACACAACTGTGACCAGTGTGGGAAGTCGTTCGTTGAGCTCAGTTACCTGAAGGAGCATCAGCTCAGCCACAGCGGAGCCAGAGCGTTCGGCTGTGACCAGTGCGGCGCGGCGTTCAGCACCTCGCGCTACCTGAAGCTCCACCAACGCTACCACGCCGGGGAGAAACCGTTCATCTGCGACGTGTGTGGGAACGCCTACCCGCACATGAGCAGCTTAACGGACCATCGCCGCATCCACACCGGAGAGAAGCCGTACGCCTGTAACCAGTGCGGCGCTCTGTTTGCACGGCTGGCGACGCTGAAGAGTCACCGGCGTGTTCACGCTGCGGAGGATCACCACGACTGA